A single genomic interval of Rosistilla ulvae harbors:
- a CDS encoding AI-2E family transporter, protein MTDSENADLPRFGMYRFISIAVLIVVILVTSLLFYRVMINFFIPLFLAALLVVLFHPLHDWYSKRFPGRGHTAATLTTATVLLIVLLPGCILLGMASVQATRIVTEINLGSIDLAIARSLKAVGLELPCATELEAVDDRLMQVNQMFDLQREHVQVEKQLAQLRNEFGTLEQALVNRDGGIHAAYFEQVSTDIDELNTYLAEAVASLDATNVEPAAEVGEAADETDPTADEMDELLPANRFHMAVASITRDYGKFKNTISGGPFLGPIRQAVNPTPEKRETWIREVFHFIQPRVVSVTQATAVFAAKALFGLMILTISIYFFLLDGPGMTKTIMALSPLDDRYEKELLIEFDKVSRAVVLATFLSALAQGVLATIGYYVAGIESIVLLFLLTSFMALIPFLGAASVWVPCCLWLAFVQDNLPAAIGLGIYGMVVVSMVDNIIKPLVLKGQSNLHPLLALLSVLGGVQVFGPIGILMGPMIVVFLQTLLEILNRELLHMDSQHPDSNVKPDTIAVR, encoded by the coding sequence ATGACCGATTCCGAAAACGCCGACTTGCCGCGATTTGGTATGTATCGATTCATTTCGATTGCGGTCTTGATCGTGGTGATCCTGGTGACAAGCCTGCTGTTCTACCGCGTGATGATCAACTTCTTCATCCCGCTGTTCCTCGCGGCGCTATTGGTCGTACTGTTCCATCCACTGCACGACTGGTACAGCAAACGCTTTCCCGGCCGTGGCCACACCGCTGCCACGCTGACGACTGCCACGGTCCTGTTAATCGTGCTGCTGCCCGGTTGCATTCTGTTGGGAATGGCCAGTGTCCAGGCGACGCGGATCGTTACCGAGATCAATCTAGGAAGCATCGACCTCGCGATCGCTCGCAGCCTGAAAGCCGTGGGGCTTGAGTTGCCCTGCGCGACCGAGCTGGAAGCTGTCGACGACCGTCTGATGCAAGTGAACCAGATGTTCGATCTGCAGCGCGAACATGTTCAAGTAGAGAAACAGTTAGCTCAGTTGAGGAACGAATTCGGCACTTTGGAACAAGCGCTTGTCAATCGGGACGGAGGCATCCACGCGGCCTACTTTGAACAAGTCTCCACCGATATCGACGAACTGAATACGTACCTTGCCGAAGCGGTTGCCAGCCTCGATGCGACGAACGTGGAGCCTGCCGCCGAGGTGGGCGAAGCGGCCGACGAGACCGATCCGACGGCTGACGAAATGGACGAACTGCTCCCGGCCAATCGCTTCCACATGGCGGTCGCCTCGATCACTCGCGACTATGGCAAGTTCAAGAACACAATCTCCGGCGGCCCGTTCCTGGGTCCGATCCGGCAGGCGGTTAATCCGACGCCGGAAAAAAGGGAGACTTGGATTCGCGAGGTGTTCCATTTCATCCAACCTCGCGTCGTTTCGGTGACGCAAGCGACCGCGGTCTTCGCCGCCAAAGCCCTGTTTGGATTGATGATCCTAACGATCTCGATCTACTTCTTCCTGCTCGACGGACCGGGGATGACCAAGACGATCATGGCGCTGTCGCCGCTGGACGATCGGTATGAAAAAGAACTGCTGATCGAATTCGATAAGGTCAGCCGAGCCGTGGTGTTGGCGACCTTCTTAAGCGCTCTGGCCCAAGGCGTGTTGGCGACGATCGGTTATTACGTCGCGGGGATCGAATCGATCGTGCTGTTGTTCCTACTGACCTCGTTCATGGCGCTGATTCCGTTCTTAGGAGCGGCTTCGGTTTGGGTGCCATGCTGTCTGTGGTTGGCGTTTGTACAAGACAACCTGCCCGCGGCGATCGGGCTTGGAATCTACGGGATGGTCGTCGTTTCGATGGTCGACAACATCATCAAACCGCTGGTGCTGAAAGGGCAATCGAACCTGCATCCACTGTTGGCGCTATTGAGCGTATTGGGGGGCGTGCAAGTCTTTGGACCGATTGGAATCTTGATGGGCCCGATGATCGTCGTCTTTCTGCAAACGTTGTTGGAGATTTTGAATCGCGAACTGCTGCACATGGATTCGCAGCACCCGGATTCAAACGTAAAGCCGGACACAATCGCTGTTCGCTGA
- a CDS encoding TylF/MycF/NovP-related O-methyltransferase, whose protein sequence is MLLKNRFVQSLGGGRLEQVGTGLVSFLQRQSLGAHKSPEKIAMIKKMRRDVRGGPLTNEAFLLHSLAKAQSKLAGDFAEVGVFRGGSARMLCEGKGDKALHLFDTFAGLPEGTDIDGGVFRPAQYACSKDRVQAYLKDCKNVHYHQGLFPDSVIDDEEIKQKKFALAHFDVDLYEGTKACLEFFYPRMVPGGILISHDYSILDGVSEAFHEFLADKPEWLIDIPTTQCMIVKLP, encoded by the coding sequence ATGTTGCTGAAGAATCGTTTTGTACAAAGTCTTGGTGGTGGTCGCTTGGAACAAGTGGGCACGGGACTCGTCTCGTTCTTGCAGCGTCAATCTCTCGGTGCGCACAAGTCTCCCGAAAAGATCGCGATGATCAAAAAAATGCGTCGCGACGTCCGGGGTGGTCCGCTGACAAATGAAGCGTTTTTATTGCATTCGCTCGCCAAAGCGCAGAGCAAGTTGGCGGGTGATTTTGCAGAGGTCGGCGTATTTCGCGGCGGATCGGCAAGGATGCTTTGCGAAGGAAAAGGGGACAAGGCGCTTCATTTGTTCGATACGTTTGCGGGCTTGCCCGAAGGGACCGATATCGATGGCGGGGTTTTTCGTCCAGCCCAGTATGCTTGCAGCAAAGACCGAGTGCAGGCGTATCTGAAGGATTGTAAAAACGTCCATTATCATCAGGGGCTGTTCCCCGATTCGGTCATCGATGATGAAGAGATCAAACAGAAGAAGTTTGCACTCGCCCATTTTGATGTCGATCTCTACGAAGGAACCAAAGCTTGCCTCGAGTTCTTTTATCCGCGGATGGTTCCCGGTGGGATTTTGATCTCTCACGACTATTCGATTCTCGATGGCGTGAGCGAAGCGTTCCATGAGTTTCTGGCCGACAAGCCGGAATGGTTGATCGATATCCCAACCACTCAGTGCATGATTGTGAAGCTGCCCTAA
- a CDS encoding acyltransferase family protein, with protein sequence MSSTVKNASSESLMSRLPGSQPPKMSAAPVAAASSRRLVSLDAYRGFIMLLLAANGFGIARLASLPESAPIWNILDRGIWTNIGWYFHHPEWISQFHRYGVSPWDLIQPAFMFMVGVAMPFSFARRESSGQSDFSRHMHALIRAVVLILLGVFLQSASRDATNWTFVNVLSQIGLGYFFVYLMLPLRWGWQVVAIGLILIGYGLFFKVYDLPANYDFNAVAATPETVFEGTWKPWSKNANIAHQVDLRLLNALPRDEEFLRNQGGYVTLNFIPSMATMLLGVLCGRLLIEPTSPWRKFGILLLMAAVTYGLGIAAGETICPIVKRIWTPSWTLFSGGYVIAMLALFYLLFDLLPLRKLAFPLVVIGVNSLLMYMMGQLIRGWTAGRVEAHFGGLIERVLPGAFDSQMWGALVAPISAMIVFWLIAYWLYRQRIFLRV encoded by the coding sequence ATGTCATCGACCGTGAAAAACGCGTCGTCGGAAAGCTTGATGAGTCGTCTGCCCGGTTCCCAGCCGCCGAAGATGTCAGCCGCCCCCGTGGCTGCCGCGTCGTCCAGACGTCTCGTCTCGCTGGACGCCTATCGCGGCTTCATCATGTTGCTGTTGGCCGCCAACGGTTTTGGGATCGCTCGTTTGGCATCGTTGCCCGAATCGGCTCCGATCTGGAACATCCTGGACCGCGGCATCTGGACCAACATCGGCTGGTACTTTCATCATCCCGAATGGATCAGCCAGTTCCATCGCTATGGCGTCTCCCCCTGGGATCTGATTCAGCCCGCCTTCATGTTTATGGTCGGCGTCGCGATGCCCTTCTCCTTCGCTCGCCGCGAGAGTTCGGGGCAGTCCGATTTTTCCCGCCACATGCACGCCTTGATCCGCGCGGTTGTGCTGATCTTGTTGGGCGTCTTTTTGCAGTCGGCCAGTCGCGATGCGACGAACTGGACCTTCGTCAACGTGCTGTCGCAGATCGGCCTGGGCTACTTCTTTGTCTATCTGATGCTGCCGCTGCGATGGGGCTGGCAAGTCGTTGCGATCGGCTTGATCCTGATCGGCTACGGGCTGTTCTTCAAAGTCTACGACCTTCCGGCGAACTACGATTTCAATGCGGTCGCGGCAACGCCCGAGACCGTCTTTGAAGGAACCTGGAAGCCGTGGTCCAAGAATGCCAACATCGCACATCAAGTCGATCTGCGGTTGCTCAACGCGTTGCCTCGCGACGAAGAGTTCCTTCGCAACCAAGGAGGCTATGTGACCCTAAACTTCATCCCATCGATGGCTACGATGCTGTTGGGCGTCTTGTGCGGCCGGCTGTTGATCGAGCCAACCTCGCCGTGGCGCAAGTTTGGCATCTTGTTGTTGATGGCAGCGGTCACCTATGGGCTGGGGATCGCAGCGGGCGAAACGATCTGCCCGATCGTCAAACGGATCTGGACGCCGTCGTGGACTCTCTTCAGCGGCGGCTATGTGATCGCGATGCTCGCCCTGTTTTATCTGCTGTTCGATCTGTTGCCGCTGCGGAAGCTTGCCTTCCCGCTGGTTGTGATCGGCGTCAATTCGCTGCTGATGTATATGATGGGCCAGTTGATTCGCGGCTGGACCGCCGGGCGAGTCGAAGCCCACTTTGGCGGCCTGATCGAACGCGTACTGCCGGGCGCATTCGACAGTCAAATGTGGGGCGCGTTGGTCGCTCCCATCAGTGCGATGATCGTCTTCTGGCTGATCGCCTACTGGCTGTATCGTCAGCGGATCTTCTTGCGAGTCTAG
- a CDS encoding glycosyltransferase family 87 protein, producing the protein MTAPTPPAANRSPSTGRAVGAATLLAILVVCLIAATASNFRRETEPRESALGGDFLQEWIGGRLVARGDADLLYDPATTDQMQHDAALVGFEWPESEYYPMVYPPAWYAAISPLSRIEYPNACCVWLALLATSLPALAWLMSRGLQLRTGQVVAILIGLVIFPPAMQSLVMGQKSLLWLGVWVGVFVLCRSGREGWGGTLFGLMLMKPIVVPVMIGMMIVRRRWSFVFAAAGSAATIAAASLLFVPVSSWIDYVGVVAGVGTYHQTAGYSADLAQNLGALLLTATGPHRAVYWGLFAAGAAIVIVLMGRAARIGQAQIASPQSVPRLDDRFWIATVLGTILLSPHYFAYDLTLLGLLPIAIACQGRLGEAMPWIVACFIATAVNDSVVQTLGFPPTPVVLLAMLAWYGRPPMTLVAGCPAGR; encoded by the coding sequence ATGACCGCCCCGACGCCCCCCGCCGCCAATCGATCCCCGTCGACCGGGCGAGCGGTTGGTGCTGCGACATTGTTGGCGATCTTGGTCGTTTGTTTGATCGCGGCGACAGCCAGCAACTTCCGCCGCGAAACAGAGCCGCGGGAGAGTGCGTTGGGGGGAGATTTTCTGCAGGAATGGATCGGGGGACGGCTGGTCGCCCGCGGCGATGCCGACTTGCTGTACGACCCGGCAACGACCGACCAAATGCAGCACGACGCGGCGTTGGTGGGGTTCGAGTGGCCCGAGTCGGAGTATTATCCGATGGTCTATCCGCCCGCTTGGTACGCAGCGATCAGTCCGTTGTCGCGGATCGAATACCCGAACGCGTGTTGCGTCTGGCTGGCACTGTTGGCAACCAGTTTGCCGGCACTCGCTTGGCTGATGTCGCGAGGTTTACAGTTAAGAACGGGGCAGGTGGTTGCGATCCTGATCGGCCTGGTCATCTTTCCGCCGGCGATGCAGAGCCTGGTGATGGGACAGAAGAGTCTGCTGTGGCTGGGCGTTTGGGTCGGAGTGTTCGTATTGTGCCGCAGCGGCCGCGAGGGCTGGGGCGGGACGTTGTTTGGTTTGATGTTGATGAAGCCGATCGTGGTTCCCGTGATGATCGGAATGATGATTGTGCGGCGGCGATGGTCCTTTGTCTTCGCCGCCGCCGGGTCGGCCGCGACGATCGCAGCGGCGTCGTTGTTGTTTGTTCCGGTCAGCAGTTGGATCGACTACGTCGGCGTTGTCGCTGGCGTGGGAACGTATCATCAAACCGCAGGCTACTCCGCCGATCTCGCTCAGAATTTGGGAGCGTTGTTGTTGACAGCAACCGGCCCCCATCGAGCCGTCTACTGGGGCCTGTTTGCCGCCGGCGCGGCGATCGTGATCGTGCTGATGGGACGCGCCGCGCGAATCGGCCAAGCGCAAATCGCTTCGCCGCAGAGCGTTCCCCGGTTGGACGATCGGTTTTGGATCGCGACGGTGTTGGGGACGATCCTGTTGAGCCCTCACTACTTTGCCTACGACCTGACATTGCTGGGATTGCTGCCGATCGCGATCGCGTGCCAGGGCCGGTTGGGCGAAGCGATGCCTTGGATCGTCGCCTGTTTTATCGCGACCGCGGTCAACGATTCGGTCGTACAAACCCTTGGCTTTCCGCCAACGCCTGTCGTCTTGTTGGCGATGCTGGCGTGGTACGGTCGGCCGCCGATGACGCTAGTTGCTGGCTGTCCGGCGGGACGCTAG
- the pdxH gene encoding pyridoxamine 5'-phosphate oxidase — protein sequence MDLSELRQEYAGQPLDVDSVDPNPFQQFTAWFDQASTAELLEPNAMVLATVDADGRPSQRTVLLKYFDESGFVFFTNYGSRKAQQIAANSHVSLLFQWLPLHRQVEVSGVATKVSSAESLKYFLKRPRESQLGAWVSRQSEVVSHRQLLEAKLNEMKTRFGKGEIPLPSFWGGYRIVPTRLEFWQGGPGRLHDRIEFRSDGQGGWGRSRLSP from the coding sequence GTGGATCTTTCAGAGCTTCGACAAGAGTATGCCGGGCAACCATTGGATGTCGATTCGGTCGATCCGAATCCCTTCCAACAGTTCACCGCTTGGTTTGACCAGGCGTCGACGGCTGAACTGTTGGAACCCAACGCGATGGTTCTTGCGACAGTCGATGCCGACGGGCGACCGAGCCAACGCACCGTGTTGTTGAAGTACTTCGACGAATCGGGATTCGTCTTCTTCACGAACTACGGCAGCCGCAAGGCGCAACAGATCGCCGCCAACTCGCACGTCTCGTTACTGTTCCAATGGTTGCCGCTGCACCGCCAAGTCGAGGTAAGCGGCGTCGCGACGAAGGTCTCGTCGGCGGAATCACTGAAATATTTTCTGAAGCGGCCACGGGAAAGCCAGTTGGGGGCGTGGGTCTCGCGGCAGAGCGAAGTCGTCTCGCATCGCCAGTTGTTAGAGGCGAAGTTGAACGAGATGAAAACTCGCTTTGGCAAGGGAGAGATTCCACTGCCGAGCTTCTGGGGAGGCTATCGCATCGTCCCCACGCGACTCGAATTCTGGCAGGGAGGCCCCGGGCGACTGCACGATCGGATCGAGTTCCGTAGCGATGGCCAAGGGGGCTGGGGACGCAGTCGCTTATCCCCCTAA
- a CDS encoding DUF1573 domain-containing protein, with amino-acid sequence MYRKASISSVLAVGFLVLLCGRANAQQSWAKGLFVETQHDFGAVSKGSNAEFHFDFKNTLDKDILITKLRTSCGCTQPSIAKGRIAPGESGSVVAKFNTTSFTGQKSAVVTVVFAEPAHTEVQLNVSGFIRTDVVVEPAEVNFGSFRDGDAKPVTLKISYTGNQAWQIQDVRSQFSQLQVSLQRREKSARGVSYEMKVGLRKDAPIGEFRERMTLITNEEKTPTIALEVIGRVEPDLILTPASLNLGSVPKGGMVSKRLVLRGPEAFEVKEIKCKDLRFQFTKPEGKKKLHFVNVQFASGQVPGKIFDSIEIQTDLNGGSDATCSVSGEVL; translated from the coding sequence ATGTATCGAAAAGCATCTATTTCATCTGTACTGGCAGTTGGTTTTCTCGTTCTTTTGTGCGGTCGGGCAAACGCACAACAATCATGGGCCAAGGGGCTGTTTGTCGAAACCCAACATGATTTCGGAGCTGTCAGTAAGGGATCGAATGCCGAGTTCCACTTCGACTTCAAGAACACGCTCGACAAAGACATCCTGATCACCAAGTTGCGAACCAGTTGCGGTTGCACGCAGCCATCGATCGCCAAAGGTCGCATCGCGCCGGGCGAATCGGGGTCGGTGGTGGCGAAGTTCAATACAACTTCTTTTACCGGTCAGAAATCGGCGGTCGTGACCGTCGTGTTCGCTGAACCGGCGCATACCGAAGTGCAGTTAAACGTGTCGGGTTTTATCCGCACCGATGTCGTGGTCGAGCCCGCAGAAGTCAACTTTGGTTCGTTCCGCGATGGCGATGCGAAGCCGGTCACGCTGAAAATTTCTTACACCGGAAACCAGGCCTGGCAGATCCAGGATGTTCGCAGCCAATTCAGCCAGTTGCAGGTGTCGTTGCAACGACGTGAGAAGTCGGCTCGCGGAGTTTCCTATGAGATGAAGGTTGGTCTTCGAAAGGATGCACCGATTGGTGAATTCCGCGAACGCATGACGTTGATCACCAACGAAGAAAAGACGCCGACGATCGCCTTGGAAGTGATCGGCCGGGTCGAACCCGATCTGATCCTGACCCCGGCGTCGCTGAATCTCGGCTCGGTCCCCAAGGGGGGAATGGTCAGCAAACGATTGGTGCTTCGCGGCCCCGAGGCGTTTGAGGTCAAAGAGATCAAGTGCAAGGACCTGCGATTTCAGTTCACCAAGCCCGAGGGAAAGAAGAAGTTGCATTTCGTGAACGTGCAGTTCGCGTCGGGACAGGTTCCCGGAAAGATCTTCGATTCGATCGAGATTCAAACCGATCTCAACGGCGGCAGCGACGCAACCTGTTCCGTGTCGGGCGAAGTTTTGTAG
- a CDS encoding enoyl-CoA hydratase/isomerase family protein — protein MPAVNVQVNAPSGTIQLTRPDQRNALDRSAIEELSQAFFDLHQEKQVRGVILTASGAHFCAGLDLKQMHQTASGDPQSALGAWHDDWTQLRDLLETMLRFPKPIIAAVDGTALGAGFGLALAADLIVATPSASFGVPAVRRGLISGVVSPLLCFRGGGKTAARMMLTGEQIDAAKALRLNLIDEIVDADKIWVRANQLVVDCAAAPAEAIQLSKRLLNETVGETLLMQMSVGAAMGATACTTEAAAEGLAAFTEKRDPNWP, from the coding sequence GTGCCCGCAGTCAATGTTCAAGTCAATGCGCCCAGCGGCACGATCCAGCTGACGCGTCCCGATCAACGCAACGCCTTGGATCGTTCGGCGATCGAAGAACTCTCGCAAGCCTTCTTCGATCTGCATCAGGAAAAACAGGTCCGCGGTGTGATCCTGACGGCCAGCGGCGCTCATTTCTGTGCGGGGTTGGATCTGAAACAGATGCATCAAACGGCCAGCGGTGATCCGCAGTCGGCGCTTGGTGCATGGCACGACGATTGGACGCAACTTAGAGATCTACTGGAAACGATGTTGCGTTTCCCCAAACCGATCATCGCCGCCGTCGATGGAACCGCGTTGGGGGCCGGGTTCGGACTCGCCCTGGCCGCCGACTTGATCGTCGCCACCCCTTCGGCAAGTTTTGGCGTTCCTGCCGTCCGCAGAGGATTGATCAGTGGCGTCGTCTCTCCGCTGCTCTGCTTCCGTGGCGGCGGCAAGACGGCAGCTCGGATGATGCTGACCGGCGAACAGATCGACGCCGCAAAAGCGTTGCGATTGAACTTGATCGATGAAATCGTCGATGCCGACAAAATCTGGGTCCGCGCCAACCAGTTGGTTGTCGACTGTGCAGCCGCGCCGGCCGAAGCGATTCAATTGAGCAAGCGGTTGCTGAATGAAACCGTCGGTGAAACGCTGTTGATGCAGATGTCGGTTGGGGCTGCGATGGGAGCGACCGCGTGCACGACCGAAGCGGCAGCCGAGGGCTTGGCTGCGTTTACAGAGAAGCGCGACCCGAATTGGCCGTAG
- a CDS encoding Nramp family divalent metal transporter, whose translation MIVAGSIVGSGELIATTKTGAEAGFLLLWLILLGCVVKVFAQVEFGRYALSSGKTTLDALSEVPGPRIEGRGNWLVWFWFAMWFASIGQLGGIVGGVGQSLAISIPLTVQGSLYNEAEDARISRQLVQVRSIENAQEGAETAHEAAQAEALIAEYAEQYGATETTGPAKLNPPPDAKIWAAIVAVITCGLLVVGRYSMIQSLSITLVTGFTLLTIYNLFQLQTQPDWSVKWTEFVSGLRGNMPANSGGVSPLVTALATFGIIGVGAAELIVYPYWCLEKGYGRFTGPRDETPQWHARAKGWMKVMRLDAWGSMIVYTFSTMVFYLLGAATLHRADLNPSKDHMVRTLATMFHPVFGNWASILFLFGAFAVLYSTYFVANASHARTFSDAIRVMGFIRSDEATQRRWVRILSGLFPMLCLVLYLMYPNPVHLVLLSGLMQGLMLPMLGGAALFFRYRRSIAGLEPGLLWDHCLWLSVFAMYVTGIWTVYSNLVD comes from the coding sequence ATGATCGTGGCCGGATCGATCGTTGGTTCGGGCGAATTGATCGCGACGACCAAGACGGGAGCCGAAGCGGGGTTTCTGCTGCTGTGGCTGATCCTGCTGGGATGTGTGGTCAAGGTCTTTGCCCAGGTAGAGTTTGGCCGCTATGCACTCAGCAGTGGCAAGACGACGCTCGACGCTCTCTCGGAAGTCCCCGGACCACGAATCGAAGGCCGCGGCAATTGGTTGGTCTGGTTTTGGTTCGCGATGTGGTTCGCGTCGATCGGGCAACTGGGAGGGATCGTCGGTGGTGTTGGCCAATCGCTGGCGATCAGCATCCCGTTGACTGTGCAAGGATCTTTGTACAACGAGGCGGAGGATGCGCGGATCAGTCGACAATTGGTGCAGGTCCGGTCGATCGAAAACGCACAAGAGGGAGCGGAAACCGCACACGAGGCAGCTCAAGCTGAAGCCCTCATCGCAGAATACGCCGAGCAGTATGGCGCGACGGAAACGACAGGGCCGGCGAAGTTGAATCCGCCGCCGGATGCCAAGATCTGGGCGGCGATCGTCGCCGTTATCACTTGCGGGCTGTTGGTGGTGGGGCGCTACAGCATGATCCAGTCGCTGTCGATCACGCTGGTGACCGGATTCACGCTACTAACGATTTACAATCTATTTCAACTGCAAACGCAACCCGATTGGAGCGTGAAATGGACAGAGTTTGTCTCGGGGTTGCGGGGCAACATGCCGGCCAATTCGGGTGGTGTCTCGCCGCTGGTCACCGCGTTGGCGACGTTTGGCATCATCGGTGTTGGGGCCGCGGAATTGATCGTCTATCCGTACTGGTGCTTGGAAAAAGGTTACGGTCGGTTCACCGGTCCACGCGATGAAACGCCGCAATGGCACGCCCGAGCGAAGGGCTGGATGAAGGTGATGCGGTTGGATGCCTGGGGTTCGATGATCGTCTACACCTTTTCGACGATGGTCTTCTATCTGTTGGGGGCGGCGACGTTGCATCGGGCCGACCTCAACCCCAGCAAGGATCACATGGTTCGCACGTTGGCGACGATGTTCCATCCGGTGTTTGGCAACTGGGCCTCGATTCTGTTCCTGTTTGGCGCCTTTGCCGTGCTCTATTCGACCTACTTCGTCGCCAACGCCAGCCACGCGAGAACGTTTTCCGACGCGATCCGCGTGATGGGGTTCATCCGCAGCGATGAGGCGACCCAGCGACGTTGGGTCCGAATCCTCAGCGGATTGTTCCCGATGCTGTGTCTTGTTTTGTATTTGATGTATCCCAACCCTGTCCATCTGGTGTTGTTGAGCGGGCTGATGCAAGGCTTGATGCTACCGATGCTGGGCGGGGCCGCGTTATTCTTCCGCTATCGACGCAGCATTGCCGGGCTCGAACCGGGACTGCTGTGGGATCACTGTTTGTGGTTGTCGGTCTTTGCGATGTATGTGACCGGAATCTGGACAGTTTATTCGAATCTGGTTGATTAG
- a CDS encoding sigma-54-dependent transcriptional regulator: protein MPDRSMNLLLVDDDAVFRDAFVRWMQFKGHHVTAVSSGAEAISQCEKRDFDIAVFDLNMPGMSGLELLQRVQASGKMEVIILTGEGTIESAVLAIQMGAFGYLTKPCSMGELEERCQAACQQRQACLKNKPARARRRPPLTLVGESPAMRDVVRLIHRIAPTDKPVLIQGASGTGKEVVARAVQQHSKLCDQPFVTINCAALPELLVESELFGHQKGSFTGATTEKPGLFEIADGGTLFIDEIGELPLALQPKLLRVLEDGSMRRIGGHTERNVRVRIIVATNRDLAAEVQAGNFREDLYYRINVLSVHMPPLCQRSGDIDRLVDYFLASPWQVDPAARKALNRYDWPGNVRQLSNVLQRATVLADNDTITLDDLPNEIASGVKEVSQIDTGDRKPAFAVCDHDSNDTVALDDISKAHVLEVLAKENGNKASAARKLGIHRRKLYRLLERYQSNESTPQMTS, encoded by the coding sequence ATGCCAGATAGATCCATGAACTTATTGCTCGTCGACGACGACGCCGTCTTTCGCGATGCGTTTGTGCGCTGGATGCAATTTAAGGGGCATCACGTGACCGCGGTTTCAAGCGGAGCCGAAGCGATCAGCCAGTGCGAAAAACGTGATTTTGATATCGCCGTCTTCGACCTGAACATGCCGGGCATGTCGGGACTGGAGTTGTTGCAACGCGTGCAGGCGAGCGGCAAGATGGAGGTGATCATCCTGACCGGAGAAGGGACGATCGAATCGGCGGTCTTGGCGATCCAGATGGGAGCATTTGGCTACCTGACGAAACCGTGCTCGATGGGAGAGCTCGAGGAACGCTGTCAAGCGGCGTGCCAGCAGCGGCAAGCGTGTCTGAAGAATAAACCAGCCCGCGCCCGGCGAAGGCCTCCGTTGACGTTGGTTGGCGAATCGCCAGCGATGCGCGACGTCGTGCGTTTGATCCACCGAATCGCCCCGACCGATAAACCGGTCCTGATTCAAGGGGCCAGCGGCACAGGGAAAGAGGTTGTGGCCCGCGCCGTTCAACAACACAGCAAACTGTGCGATCAGCCTTTTGTAACGATCAACTGCGCCGCCCTCCCCGAACTGTTGGTCGAGAGCGAATTGTTTGGTCATCAAAAGGGTTCATTCACAGGGGCGACGACCGAAAAACCGGGGTTGTTTGAAATCGCCGACGGCGGCACGTTGTTCATCGACGAAATCGGCGAACTTCCACTCGCCCTGCAACCCAAGCTGTTGAGAGTCCTCGAAGATGGTTCGATGCGTCGCATCGGAGGACACACAGAACGAAATGTTAGGGTGCGGATCATCGTGGCGACCAACCGCGATCTGGCGGCGGAGGTGCAGGCGGGGAACTTCCGCGAGGATCTCTATTACCGTATCAATGTGCTATCCGTTCACATGCCCCCGTTGTGCCAGCGCAGCGGAGACATCGATCGCTTGGTCGATTACTTTCTCGCTTCGCCCTGGCAGGTCGATCCCGCTGCCCGCAAGGCGCTGAATCGTTACGACTGGCCGGGGAATGTCCGCCAGTTGAGTAACGTTCTGCAACGCGCGACGGTACTGGCTGATAACGACACGATCACGCTGGACGATCTTCCAAACGAGATTGCCAGCGGTGTGAAAGAAGTCTCGCAGATCGACACCGGTGACAGGAAGCCCGCGTTCGCCGTGTGCGACCACGACAGTAACGATACGGTCGCGTTGGATGATATTTCCAAAGCCCACGTCCTGGAAGTTCTTGCCAAGGAAAATGGTAACAAAGCCAGTGCGGCTCGGAAGCTAGGGATTCACCGTCGCAAGCTCTACCGCTTGTTGGAACGTTACCAATCCAATGAAAGTACGCCTCAAATGACCTCTTAA